Genomic DNA from Novipirellula galeiformis:
GTGGATTCCTCAGAGCGAGAGACTTCGCGCATAAACGTTTCCTCGAATGATTCACGTTTTCGCGTGATCTCTCGTATCGATACGCCCTGTTGTCGCAAACGATCGACTACCTGATCGACTTCCGCTTGAGAGGACAGCGGTAATGTGAACCGCAACGGGGACTCCGAAACGCGATTCGGTTTCGAACGATGGTAGTCGTTTTCCGGGGCCAACTTTATCGCCGGGAACATTTGGGTGAGCTCCGCAGTCGCTTCGTGCTCGGAGGATTCGGCAAAGTGAGTCACCACTTCGAACGCCACTTCTTCGCAGCGATCAAATTGAGTCAGTTCATCGATCCGTCCGGCAACGCGAATCTTGCCATGGGACATGATCGCGACACGCGAGCAAATCTGTTCGACTTCTTGCAAGATATGGCTGTTCAAGAAAATCGTTTTTCCCGATTCTCGCAAACGGTCAATCACCTTGCGGACTTCGTTGCGACCCACCGGATCAAGTCCGTCGGTCGGTTCGTCCAGCACGAGTAAATCGGGATCATGCATTAACGCTTGAGCGAGCCCGAGGCGCTGGTACATCCCCTTGCTAAATTGTGGGACCAGCTCTCGATCGCGTCCTCGC
This window encodes:
- a CDS encoding ABC transporter ATP-binding protein; protein product: MSSQACVVDGESGQDSSNPVVIHIADLKKKYTTWSFRGRRVVEALRGATLQVRAGEVFGLLGPNGAGKTTLIKILLGVVRSSSGSASLFGSPAGSIAARMRVGYLPESLRVDRHHSARSALRYYARMSQMSGAEIERRSDELLELVGLRGRDRELVPQFSKGMYQRLGLAQALMHDPDLLVLDEPTDGLDPVGRNEVRKVIDRLRESGKTIFLNSHILQEVEQICSRVAIMSHGKIRVAGRIDELTQFDRCEEVAFEVVTHFAESSEHEATAELTQMFPAIKLAPENDYHRSKPNRVSESPLRFTLPLSSQAEVDQVVDRLRQQGVSIREITRKRESFEETFMREVSRSEEST